In Epinephelus lanceolatus isolate andai-2023 chromosome 13, ASM4190304v1, whole genome shotgun sequence, the following are encoded in one genomic region:
- the rhag gene encoding ammonium transporter Rh type A encodes MPAYATNMRFKFPIVALVLQLITIILFAVFVDYDDGKSSHGHDAHSNETHHAKPQPMSLYPMFQDVHVMIFIGFGFLMTFLKRYGFSSVGVNLLLAAFGLQWGLFTQGIWHLDDGKIKVSIFKIINADFSTATVLISFGAVLGKTSPVQLLIMTILEITLFSINEHLVGIVFEATDIGASMIIHAYGAYFGLAVARVLYRPGLRNGHENDGSVYHSDLFAMIGTVFLWMFWPSFNSAIADPGLPQLTAVINTYLSLAACVLSAYAISSLVEHKGKLDMVHIQNATLAGGVAVGSCADMAIGPFGAMLIGFVAGIISTLGFKFLSPILASNLGIQDTCGVHNLHGMPGILGGVASIIAVGLGKKEGFSAAMQAAALASSLGFAVIGGAVTGLIMKLPFLGQPPDQNCFDDSIYWEVPEEEEENEESLAHADHSKNKAEV; translated from the exons ATGCCTGCGTACGCCACCAACATGAGGTTCAAGTTTCCCATCGTGGCCTTGGTTTTACAGCTCATCACCATCATTctgtttgcagtgtttgtgGACTATGATGACGGGAAATCAAGTCACGGGCACGACGCACACTCCAATGAGACTCACCATGCGAAGCCGCAGCCTATGAGCCTCTACCCCA TGTTTCAGGATGTCCACGTCATGATCTTCATTGGCTTCGGGTTCCTGATGACCTTCCTGAAGAGATACGGGTTCAGCAGCGTGGGCGTCAACTTGCTCCTGGCTGCCTTTGGCCTGCAGTGGGGCCTCTTCACGCAGGGCATCTGGCACCTGGACGATGGCAAGATCAAAGTCAGCATCTTCAA AATAATCAACGCAGACTTCAGCACAGCTACAGTTCTGATCTCTTTCGGAGCCGTTCTGGGTAAAACCAGCCCTGTGCAGCTCCTCATCATGACTATACTGGAGATCACCCTCTTCTCCATCAATGAACATCTGGTGGGGATAGTCTTCGAA GCTACTGACATCGGAGCATCCATGATCATCCACGCTTACGGAGCCTACTTCGGCCTGGCAGTGGCTCGAGTGCTTTACAGGCCAGGTTTAAGGAACGGGCATGAGAACGACGGATCTGTTTATCACTCGGATCTGTTTGCTATGATTG GAACCGTCTTCCTGTGGATGTTCTGGCCCAGTTTTAACTCTGCCATCGCTGACCCGGGCTTACCTCAGCTCACAGCAGTGATCAACACCTACCTCTCCCTGGCTGCCTGTGTGCTCTCTGCCTACGCCATCTCCAGCCTTGTGGAGCACAAAGGAAAACTGGACATG GTGCACATTCAGAATGCCACCCTGGCTGGTGGCGTTGCTGTGGGATCATGTGCTGACATGGCCATTGGGCCGTTTGGGGCAATGCTGATTGGATTTGTGGCTGGCATCATCTCTACCCTGGGCTTCAAGTTCCTTTCT CCAATCCTGGCATCCAACCTGGGCATCCAAGATACCTGCGGTGTCCACAATCTGCACGGCATGCCTGGCATCCTGGGCGGGGTGGCGAGTATTATAGCTGTGGGTCTGGGGAAAAAAGAGGG ATTTAGTGCTGCCATGCAAGCTGCTGCCTTGGCTTCATCCCTCGGGTTCGCTGTGATTGGAGGTGCTGTTACAG GTTTAATAATGAAGTTGCCGTTCTTGGGCCAGCCTCCAGACCAGAACTGCTTTGACGACTCCATTTACTGGGAG GTtcccgaggaggaggaggagaacgaGGAGAGCTTGGCTCACGCCGATCACTCAAAGAACAAAGCAGAGGTTTAA
- the LOC117270277 gene encoding uncharacterized protein LOC117270277, with protein MSTKAECRVSSSSDKTEKRRRSRSTGQEKSKRKRSRSRSSSSSSSSSSSSSSSSSSSSSSGSSRSSSRSRSSSSSSDSRSKSRKQSKKRKKEKQHKKKGKKEKRHKRKKEKKSKGEENTGPVQISKYLKDKKKGKYSMISGKKIKMKVKKSKKDKQRDKNRAELLEFLNSTL; from the exons ATG TCAACGAAAGCGGAGTGCAGAGTGTCCAGCTCCAgcgacaaaacagaaaaaaggaggAGATCAAGGAGCACAG GACAAGAAAAAAGCAAGCGTAAGCGCAGCCGCAGTAGGTCTTCCTCGTCGTCCTCTTCTAGttcatcctcctcatcttcatcctcatcatcctctTCTTCATCGGGTTCATCACGCTCATCCAGCCGCAGTCGGAGTAGCTCTAGCAGTAGCG ACTCCCGCAGTAAATCCAGAAAGCAGtcgaagaaaaggaaaaaggagaaacaacacaaaaaa AAAGGGAAGAAAGAGAAGCGCCACAAACgcaaaaaagagaagaaatcaaaaggagaagaaaacacAGGACCTGTACAGATTTCCAAG TACTTGAAGGACAAGAAAAAGGGCAAGTACAGCATGATTTCAGGGAAGAAGATAAAGATGAAAGTAAAGAAGTCGAAGAAAGACAAACAG CGGGATAAAAATCGAGCAGAGCTTCTCGAGTTCTTGAACTCTACCCTGTGA